The following proteins come from a genomic window of Rubrobacter naiadicus:
- a CDS encoding HEAT repeat domain-containing protein, whose protein sequence is MSWLYCPRCYEVNGREAKYCARCGAPLRSETGETYVERLIWALHHPQGETAVRAAGILGKLGAVEAVEPLSELVEDDAADPYLRAAAVSGLGAIGDERARKTLENALRNGPVQVRLAAVDALERLGPAEGTLDLLREVSREGGGRVGEAARDLLARWSGR, encoded by the coding sequence GTGAGCTGGCTCTACTGCCCGCGGTGTTACGAGGTCAACGGTCGGGAGGCGAAGTACTGTGCCCGCTGCGGTGCTCCGTTGCGGAGCGAGACGGGGGAGACCTACGTCGAGAGGCTCATCTGGGCGCTACACCACCCCCAGGGGGAGACCGCGGTGCGGGCGGCTGGCATCCTGGGCAAGCTCGGCGCGGTCGAGGCGGTGGAGCCTCTGAGCGAGCTGGTGGAGGATGATGCGGCCGACCCGTACCTGAGGGCGGCCGCCGTGAGCGGTCTGGGGGCCATCGGCGACGAGCGGGCCAGAAAGACGCTGGAGAATGCCCTGCGGAATGGTCCGGTCCAGGTCCGGCTCGCCGCGGTCGATGCGCTCGAGAGGCTCGGTCCAGCCGAAGGGACGCTCGATCTCCTCCGCGAGGTGAGCCGGGAAGGGGGCGGACGGGTCGGCGAAGCCGCCAGGGATCTCCTCGCCCGGTGGTCCGGCCGTTGA